A single window of Syngnathus acus chromosome 23, fSynAcu1.2, whole genome shotgun sequence DNA harbors:
- the LOC119116922 gene encoding filamin-C-like isoform X2 has protein sequence MMPQRHLRNLAPDEEAEDEGEAEEMPATEKDLAEDAPWKKIQQNTFTRWCNEHLKCVHKRMLDLQKDLADGLKLIALLEVLSQKNMYRKYHARPNFRQMKLENVSVALEFLERQHIRLVSIDSKAIVDGNLKLILGLIWTLILHYSISMPMWEDEDDEDARKLTPKQRLLGWIQNKVPQVPITNFHRDWRDGKALGALVDNCAPGLCPDWETWDPSQPVQNAREAMQQADDWLGVPQVIAPEEIVDPDVDEHSVMTYLSQFPKAKLKPGAPLRAKTLHPKRAKAYGPGIEPHGNVVLKPAEFLVETVEAGLGEVLVYVEDSEGHTEEARVIPNNDKKRTYSVVYLPKVEGLHQVKVLFAGQDIDRSPFTVHVSKAMGDPSRVQARGPGLQHLGNVATKPTYFDIYIAGAGAGDVGVTVVDSNGRRDTVEVVLENKGDSIFRCTYVPVLEGAHSLYVTFAGQQIPRSPFSVLIGQVPRSVSSPPPPPVPAGSPVQIVPQSVCTPPRRAPPPTPPKPRRTTCNPNACRASGRGLQPKGLRVKEVADFKVDTRGAGSGELRVAVKGPKGLEEPVKVVEVDGGRFECNYYPIATGSYSVTIAWGGHSIPRSPFEVYVSEEAGPQKVRAWGPGLETGMVGKSADFVVEAIGTEVGTLGFSIEGPSQAKIECDDKGDGSCDVRYWPTEPGDYAVHVICDDEDVKDSPFVAHVLPAAVDLHPEKVRCYGPGLEPVGCIIDKAADFTIDVGGAGRGQLRLYAQDAEGCPIDVEIRDNGDESFFCVYVPAKPIKHTIVVTWAEVNVPNSPFRVSIGEGSHPHKVKVLGPGVERSGLKATEPTYFTVDCGEAGQGDVSIGIKCAPGAVGPAEAGIDFDIIKNDNDTFTVKYTPPAPGHYSVMVLFADQEIPISPFRIKVDPSHDAAKVKAEGPGLNKLGVEAGKPTHFTIYAKGAGKAQPEVHFGGADKVPDFEIIDNHDYSYTVRYTANEQGSLAITVLHGGDAIPKSPFHVQVAPPLDLSKVQVHGLENKVEVGKDQEFSIGTSGAGGQGRVDVKIVSPSRRPVPYKLESGAGNHIHSVSYTPPEEGLYTVEISYDENPVPGGPLSVEGILAPDPSKVRAYGPGLEGGAVGKAAPFAIDTKGAGSGGLGLTVEGPCEAKIECQDNGDGSCSVSYLPTEPGEYNINILFAEQHVPGSPFKAAVRSAFHPSKVTARGPGLERGKAHQAGSFLVDCSQAGEAELTVEIVSEKGSKAEVHVENNQDGTYSITYIPQSHGVHTLTIKYGGHLVPKFPARLQVDAALDLSGVKVYGPGVEARGVLREVTTHFTVDVRSIYQSAGGHVKAYISNPSGATTDAYVTDKADGTYRVDYTPFEDGLHVIEVMLDDDPLPNSPFRVSASEGCDPSRVRAYGPGLEEALVNNRNPFTVETRGAGTGGLGLAIEGPSEAKMSCKDNKDGSCSVEYIPFTCGDYDVNITFGGLPVPGSPFRVPAREVVDPTKVRCSGPGLGSAVRAHVFQTFTVDSSKAGAAPLEVQIFGPTGATEPVSVLDNGDGTRTVNYTPSSDGAYTICIKYAQQEVPQSPFKIKTLPAHDASKVRASGPGLNSSGVPASLPVEFTIDARDAGEGLLTVQILGPDGCEHQAAVFVQDWHTHVWESLIAKRTIPFSIFKRACDPEAKPKKANIRDNRDGTYTVSYVPDMAGRYTITIKYGGDEIPYSPYRIHAAPSGDASKCLVTVSIGGHGPGSGVGPTIHIGEETVITVDAKAAGKGKVTCKVSTPDGAELDVDVVENADGTFDIYYTAPQPGKYVITIRFGGEHIPNSPFHVLATDDPTIPADGTEAAALRPFCLVIPFTVQTGEITGEVRMASGRTARPHIADNKDGTVTVKYSPTERGLHEMDIKYNGQHIPGSPLQFFVDAINSAHVTAYGPGLSHGVVHSPATFTIATKDAGEGGLSLAVEGPSKAEISCKDNKDGTCTVSYLPTVPGDYVIIVKFDEQHIAGSPFGAKITGRRASLALLSPGSEAGEWLCPGDDPHATSQLNVGTATDVSLRIMETDLASLTASIRAPSGSQEACLLKRLPNRHIGISFTPKEVGEHVVSVKKGGTHVTNSPFKITVAQSEIGDASKVKVLGAGLLEGRTSEVAHFIVDTRTAGYGGLGLSIEGPSKVDINCKDVEDGTCRVTYCPGEPGNYIINIKFADQHVSGSPFTVKVFGEGRMKETITRKRQAPAIATVGGTCDLNLKIPGNWFQMVSAQERVTRTFTRSSHTYTRTERTEISKTRGGETKREVRVEESTQVGDPFRDVFGDFMGRESLSGFGGKSPPHDGEHQEMAAQVTSPGGKCEDAEIIRGEDSTYSVRFVPQEMGAHVVDVKYRGQHVPGSPFQFTVGPLGEGGAHKVRAGGTGLERAVAGIPAEFSIWTREAGAGGLSIAVEGPSKAEIAFEDRKDGSCGVSYVVQEPGDYEVSIKFNDEHVPDSPFAVPVASLSDGARRLTITSLQDSGLKVNQEASFAVRLNGARGVIDAKMNAPSGATQECLISQLDGDQYAITFVPKENGVHSIEVRFGGSHVPGSPFKIRVGEPGQTGDPSKVSASGSGLESGTTGVASEFTVNTSNAGGGALSVTIDGPSKVQMSCQECAEGYLVSYTPMAPGSYLISIKYAGAKHIVGSPFKAKVSGPSLCGGPGLHESSSVLVETVTKSSGMAGAFASLPKFSSDASKVVSKGAGLSKAFVGQKNSFMVDCSKAGSNMLMVGVHGPRAPCEEVYVKHAGHRMYNVTYTVKEAGNYILMVKWGDAHIPGSPFHVTVP, from the exons ATGATGCCACAGCGGCACCTCCGCAATTTGGCGCCGGACGAGGAAGCGGAAGACGAGGGGGAAGCCGAGGAGATGCCGGCCACGGAGAAGGACCTGGCCGAAGACGCTCCCTGGAAGAAGATCCAGCAGAACACGTTCACCAGGTGGTGCAACGAGCATCTCAAGTGCGTCCACAAGCGCATGTTGGACCTGCAGAAGGACCTGGCGGATGGCCTGAAGCTCATTGCGCTACTGGAGGTCCTGAGCCAAAAGAACATGTACCGCAAGTACCACGCCAGGCCCAATTTCCGCCAGATGAAGCTGGAGAACGTGTCGGTAGCGCTGGAGTTCCTGGAGCGACAACACATCCGCCTGGTGTCCATCG ACTCCAAAGCCATCGTGGACGGGAATCTGAAGCTGATCCTAGGTCTGATCTGGACCCTAATCCTGCACTACTCCATCTCCATGCCCATGTGGGAGGATGAGGACGACGAGGACGCCAGGAAGCTGACACCCAAGCAACGTCTTCTGGGCTGGATCCAGAATAAGGTGCCCCAGGTGCCTATCACCAACTTTCACCGCGACTGGAGGGATGGCAAGGCCCTGGGAGCTCTGGTGGACAACTGTGCCCCAG GCCTCTGCCCAGACTGGGAAACCTGGGATCCAAGTCAGCCGGTGCAGAACGCCAGAGAGGCCATGCAACAGGCGGACGACTGGTTGGGCGTACCTCAG GTCATCGCGCCAGAGGAAATCGTGGACCCCGACGTGGACGAGCACTCGGTGATGACCTACCTGTCGCAGTTTCCCAAAGCCAAACTGAAGCCAGGTGCCCCCTTGAGGGCAAAAACTCTGCATCCCAAGAGGGCAAAAGCCTATGGGCCAG GCATCGAACCTCACGGGAACGTGGTTCTCAAACCGGCAGAGTTTCTGGTGGAAACGGTGGAGGCTGGGCTGGGCGAGGTTTTGGTTTACGTGGAGGATTCGGAAGGGCACACAGAGGAG GCCCGAGTGATCCCAAACAACGACAAGAAGCGAACCTACTCAGTCGTCTACTTGCCCAAAGTGGAGGGTCTCCATCAA GTAAAGGTTCTGTTTGCGGGCCAGGACATTGACCGGAGCCCCTTCACGGTCCACGTCTCCAAAGCCATGGGGGACCCGAGCCGAGTGCAGGCCCGCGGCCCGGGGCTGCAGCACCTGGGCAACGTGGCCACCAAGCCTACCTACTTTGACATCTACATAGCAG GCGCCGGCGCTGGTGACGTGGGCGTGACCGTCGTGGACTCAAATGGTCGCAGGGACACGGTGGAAGTGGTTCTGGAGAACAAAGGCGACAGCATCTTCCGATGCACCTATGTACCCGTTCTGGAGGGAGCGCACAGCCTTTATGTCACTTTTGCCGGACAGCAGATTCCCAGGAGCCCCTTCTCCGTCCTTATTGGCCAAG TTCCACGGAGCGTGtcgtcgccgccgcctccgccgGTGCCTGCAGGCTCTCCGGTTCAGATTGTACCTCAGTCAGTATGCACCCCCCCGAGGAGAGCCCCACCGCCAACGCCACCAAAACCCAGGCGAACAA CCTGCAACCCCAACGCCTGCAGGGCGTCTGGCCGCGGTCTGCAGCCCAAAGGTCTGAGGGTGAAGGAAGTTGCTGACTTCAAAGTGGACACCCGAGGCGCTGGAAGCGGCGAGCTCCGAGTAGCGGTGAAAGGACCGA AGGGACTGGAGGAGCCAGTGAAGGTGGTGGAGGTGGACGGCGGCCGCTTCGAGTGTAACTACTACCCGATTGCGACAGGAAGTTACAGCGTCACCATCGCTTGGGGGGGTCACAGCATCCCGCGCAG TCCCTTTGAAGTCTACGTGAGCGAGGAGGCGGGCCCTCAGAAGGTGCGGGCCTGGGGTCCTGGTCTGGAGACGGGTATGGTGGGAAAGAGCGCCGACTTTGTGGTGGAGGCCATCGGGACAGAGGTGGGAACACTAG GCTTCTCCATCGAGGGTCCGTCTCAAGCCAAGATCGAGTGCGACGACAAAGGGGACGGCTCCTGCGACGTCAGGTACTGGCCCACCGAGCCTGGCGACTACGCCGTCCATGTCATTTGTGACGACGAGGACGTGAAGGACAGCCCCTTCGTAGCGCACGTCCTGCCTGCCGCCGTGGACCTTCACCCAGAAAAG GTGAGGTGTTACGGGCCGGGCCTGGAACCCGTTGGCTGCATCATCGACAAAGCGGCGGATTTCACCATCGATGTCGGAGGAGCCGGCAGAGGCCAGCTGAGGCTCTACGCTCAG GACGCTGAAGGTTGCCCTATAGACGTTGAGATCAGGGACAATGGCGACGAGAGCTTCTTTTGCGTTTACGTCCCCGCCAAGCCCATCAAGCACACCATCGTCGTAACGTGGGCTGAGGTCAACGTTCCAAACAGTCCCTTCAGG GTGAGCATCGGAGAGGGCAGCCATCCGCACAAGGTGAAGGTTTTGGGTCCCGGCGTGGAGAGAAGCGGACTGAAGGCCACCGAGCCCACCTACTTCACCGTGGACTGCGGCGAGGCGGGACAAG GGGACGTCAGCATCGGCATCAAGTGCGCACCCGGTGCGGTCGGGCCCGCCGAGGCCGGCATCGACTTCGACATCATCAAGAATGACAACGACACGTTCACGGTCAAGTACACGCCGCCGGCCCCGGGCCACTACAGCGTCATGGTGCTGTTTGCCGACCAG GAAATTCCAATCAGCCCCTTCAGGATCAAAGTGGATCCTTCTCACGATGCTGCCAAAGTCAAAGCAGAAGGACCCGGACTCAACAAATTGG GCGTCGAAGCGGGAAAGCCGACGCACTTCACCATCTACGCCAAAGGAGCCGGCAAAGCTCAGCCCGAGGTCCACTTTGGAGGCGCCGATAAAGTGCCGGACTTTGAGATCATCGACAACCACGACTACTCGTACACGGTCCGCTACACCGCCAACGAGCAG GGAAGTTTGGCCATCACTGTCCTCCACGGGGGTGACGCCATTCCCAAAAGTCCCTTTCACGTCCAAGTGGCTCCACCTCTGGATCTCAGCAAGGTCCAAGTTCACGGCCTGGAGAACA AGGTGGAGGTCGGAAAAGATCAGGAGTTCAGCATCGGTACTTCGGGTGCCGGCGGCCAGGGCCGAGTGGACGTGAAGATCGTTTCGCCGTCTCGCCGACCCGTTCCGTACAAGCTGGAGTCCGGTGCGGGCAACCACATTCATTCGGTCAGCTACACGCCGCCGGAAGAGGGGCTGTACACCGTGGAAATCAGCTACGACGAGAACCCCGTCCCGGGAGGTCCCTTGTCGGTGGAGGGCATCTTAGCCCCCGATCCCTCCAAG GTGCGAGCCTACGGTCCAGGTCTGGAGGGAGGCGCGGTGGGCAAAGCGGCCCCCTTTGCCATCGATACAAAGGGAGCGGGCAGCGGCGGTTTAGGCCTGACGGTGGAGGGTCCCTGCGAGGCCAAGATCGAATGCCAGGACAACGGCGACGGCTCCTGCTCCGTGTCCTACTTGCCCACCGAGCCGGGCGAGTACAACATCAACATCCTGTTTGCCGAGCAGCACGTCCCGGGCTCCCCCTTCAAGGCCGCCGTCCGCTCGGCCTTCCATCCGAGCAAGGTGACGGCCCGCGGGCCCGGTTTGGAGCGGGGGAAAGCCCACCAGGCCGGCTCCTTCCTGGTGGACTGCTCCCAAGCCGGAGAGGCGGAGCTCACCGTCGAGATCGTTTCCGAGAAGGGCTCCAAAGCTGAAGTTCACGTGGAGAACAACCAGGACGGAACCTACTCCATCACCTACATCCCGCAGTCTCACGGTGTGCACACCCTCACCATCAAGTACGGAGGACACCTGGTGCCAAAGTTTCCCGCACGTCTGCAGGTGGACGCGGCCCTTGACCTCAGTGGCGTCAAGGTTTACGGACCCGGCGTGGAAGCCAGGG GAGTCCTGAGAGAAGTCACCACACACTTCACGGTGGATGTCCGAAGTATATACCAGAGCGCCGGCGGCCATGTCAAAGCATACATTTCGAATCCGTCGGGCGCCACCACAGACGCCTACGTGACGGACAAGGCCGATGGCACGTACCGCGTGGACTACACGCCTTTCGAGGATG GTTTGCACGTCATCGAGGTGATGTTGGACGACGATCCCCTCCCCAATAGTCCGTTCAGGGTGTCCGCGAGCGAGGGTTGCGATCCCAGTCGAGTCCGAGCCTACGGGCCGGGCCTGGAAGAGGCTCTGGTGAACAATCGCAACCCATTTACTGTCGAGACCAG ggGTGCCGGCACCGGGGGTCTCGGCCTGGCCATCGAGGGTCCGTCGGAGGCCAAGATGTCCTGCAAGGACAACAAAGATGGCAGCTGTAGCGTGGAGTACATTCCCTTCACTTGTGGAGACTATGACGTCAACATCACCTTTGGGGGGCTTCCCGTTCCAG GAAGTCCATTTCGAGTCCCGGCGCGAGAGGTGGTGGATCCCACCAAAGTGCGCTGTTCCGGACCCGGGCTTGGAAGCGCCGTCCGTGCTCATGTCTTTCAAACCTTTACTGTTGACAGCAGCAAGGCCGGCGCAGCCCCCTTGGAGGTCCAGATCTTTGGGCCGACAG GTGCCACTGAGCCCGTCAGCGTTTTGGACAACGGTGACGGGACGCGCACGGTCAATTACACCCCCAGCAGCGATGGTGCGTACACTATCTGCATCAAATACGCCCAGCAGGAGGTTCCTCAAAG TCCATTCAAGATCAAGACCCTGCCGGCTCACGATGCCAGCAAGGTCCGTGCCAGCGGTCCCGGTCTGAATTCATCAGGCGTTCCCGCCAGTCTCCCAGTGGAGTTCACCATCGACGCCAGAGATGCCGGGGAGGGACTGCTGACGGTTCAGATCCTG GGTCCTGACGGCTGCGAGCACCAGGCTGCCGTCTTTGTGCAGGACTGGCACACGCATGTCTGGGAATCTCTTATAGCCAAGAGAACCATCCCGTTCTCCATTTTTAAGAGAGCCTGT GATCCCGAGGCCAAGCCCAAGAAGGCCAACATCAGGGACAACCGCGACGGGACCTACACGGTGTCCTACGTCCCGGACATGGCGGGCCGCTACACCATCACCATCAAGTACGGCGGCGACGAGATACCGTACTCGCCGTACCGCATCCACGCTGCGCCCAGCGGCGATGCCAGCAAGTGTCTGGTCACAG TGTCAATCGGAGGACACGGACCAG GGTCCGGGGTGGGTCCCACCATCCACATCGGAGAGGAGACGGTGATCACGGTGGATGCGAAGGCTGCCGGGAAAGGCAAGGTCACCTGTAAGGTGTCCACACCGGACGGGGCAGAACTGGACGTGGACGTGGTGGAAAATGCAGACGGCACATTTGACATTTACTACACGGCGCCCCAACCCGGGAAGTACGTCATCACCATCCGCTTTGGAGGAGAGCACATTCCCAACAGTCCCTTCCACGTACTG GCGACCGACGACCCGACGATCCCCGCCGACGGGACGGAGGCCGCCGCGCTCCGGCCCTTCTGCTTGGTCATTCCCTTCACTGTCCAGACTGGAGAAATCACAG GTGAAGTGCGAATGGCGTCCGGTCGCACGGCCCGCCCGCACATCGCAGACAACAAAGACGGCACCGTCACCGTCAAGTACTCGCCAACTGAGCGGGGCCTGCACGAGATGGACATCAAGTACAACGGCCAGCATATCCCAG GAAGTCCGCTTCAGTTCTTCGTGGATGCCATCAATAGCGCTCACGTGACGGCGTACGGCCCCGGCTTGAGCCACGGCGTGGTCCACTCACCGGCGACCTTCACCATCGCCACCAAGGACGCCGGAGAAG GCGGTTTGTCACTGGCAGTGGAAGGACCGTCCAAAGCCGAGATCAGCTGCAAGGACAACAAAGACGGCACCTGCACCGTGTCCTACTTGCCCACGGTGCCCGGCGACTACGTCATCATTGTCAAGTTTGACGAGCAACACATTGCCGGCAGCCCGTTCGGCGCCAAGATCACCGGTAGGCGCGCCTCTTTGGCCCTCCTTTCTCCTGGTTCTGAAGCTGGAGAGTGGCTGTGCCCAGGCGATGACCCTCACGCCACGTCTCAGCTCAACGTCGGCACGGCCACAGACGTCTCCTTGAGGATCATGGAGACGGACCTGGCCAGTCTGACGGCGAGCATTCGAGCACCGTCGGGAAGCCAAGAGGCGTGCCTGCTCAAGAGACTTCCCAACAGACACATCG GCATCTCCTTCACGCCAAAGGAAGTCGGCGAGCACGTGGTGAGCGTGAAGAAGGGCGGCACGCACGTGACCAACAGCCCCTTTAAGATCACGGTGGCGCAGTCGGAGATCGGCGATGCCAGCAAGGTGAAAGTGTTGGGGGCGGGGCTGCTGGAGGGCCGCACCTCGGAGGTGGCCCACTTCATCGTCGACACCAGGACTGCCG GTTACGGCGGTCTCGGTCTGTCCATCGAGGGTCCCAGCAAGGTGGACATCAACTGCAAGGACGTGGAGGACGGCACGTGTCGCGTCACTTACTGTCCCGGCGAGCCTGGCAACTACATCATCAACATCAAGTTTGCCGACCAGCACGTCTCCG GAAGTCCCTTCACCGTCAAAGTGTTTGGCGAGGGCAGGATGAAGGAGACCATCACCAGGAAGCGGCAGGCACCCGCCATCGCCACCGTGGGAGGCACATGTGACCTCAACCTGAAGATCCCAG GCAACTGGTTCCAGATGGTTTCGGCGCAGGAGCGGGTGACGCGCACCTTCACGCGCAGCAGCCACACCTACACGCGCACCGAACGCACCGAGATCAGCAAGACGCGTGGCGGCGAGACCAAGCGAGAAGTCCGCGTGGAGGAGAGCACGCAGGTCGGAGACCCCTTTCGGGACGTCTTTGGAGACTTCATGGGGCGGGAGAGTCTGAGCGGCTTTGGCGGAAAGTCTCCACCGCACGACG GCGAGCACCAGGAGATGGCGGCTCAGGTGACGAGTCCGGGCGGCAAGTGCGAAGATGCCGAGATCATCCGCGGTGAGGACAGCACGTACAGCGTCCGCTTCGTACCGCAGGAGATGGGCGCGCACGTCGTGGACGTCAAATACCGTGGCCAACACGTTCCCGGGAGCCCCTTCCAGTTCACCGTGGGCCCCCTGGGAGAGGGCGGGGCCCACAAGGTGCGGGCGGGCGGCACGGGGCTGGAGCGAGCCGTGGCCGGCATTCCGGCCGAGTTCAGCATCTGGACCAGGGAGGCGGGAGCGGGCGGGCTCTCCATTGCGGTGGAGGGGCCCAGCAAGGCCGAAATTGCCTTTGAGGACCGCAAGGACGGTTCCTGCGGTGTCTCCTACGTGGTCCAGGAGCCAG GAGACTACGAGGTCTCCATCAAGTTCAACGACGAGCATGTCCCAGACTCCCCCTTCGCGGTCCCCGTGGCCAGCTTGTCAGACGGCGCCCGCCGCCTCACCATCACCAGCCTTCAG GACTCCGGACTGAAGGTGAACCAAGAAGCCTCGTTTGCAGTGCGGCTGAACGGCGCTCGCGGCGTCATTGACGCCAAAATGAATGCGCCCTCCGGAGCCACGCAGGAATGTTTGATCAGCCAGCTGGACGGCG ATCAGTACGCCATTACCTTCGTACCCAAAGAGAACGGCGTCCACTCCATCGAGGTCCGCTTCGGTGGCAGCCACGTGCCGGGAAGCCCTTTCAAGATTCGCGTGGGGGAGCCCGGTCAGACAGGAGACCCCAGCAAGGTGTCGGCTTCCGGGTCGGGCCTGGAAAGCGGGACCACGG GGGTGGCGTCAGAGTTCACGGTGAACACGTCGAACGCCGGCGGTGGAGCTCTGTCTGTGACCATTGACGGACCCTCTAAAGTCCAGATGAGCTGCCAGGAATGTGCAGAAGGCTACCTGGTGTCCTACACCCCCATGGCTCCCGGGAGCTACCTGATCTCCATCAAGTATGCGGGAGCCAAGCACATTGTCGGCAGTCCCTTCAAGGCCAAAGTCTCTG GCCCGAGCTTATGCGGCGGTCCCGGTCTTCACGAGAGCTCGTCTGTTCTGGTGGAAACCGTCACCAAGTCGTCTGGAATGGCCGGGGCCTTCGCTTCCCTGCCCAAATTCTCCTCAGATGCCAGCAAGGTGGTCTCCAAGGGGGCCGGCCTGTCCAAAGCCTTTGTGGGCCAAAAGAACTCCTTCATGGTGGATTGCAGCAAAGCAG GAAGCAACATGTTAATGGTGGGGGTCCACGGTCCCAGGGCCCCGTGCGAGGAGGTCTACGTGAAGCACGCAGGCCACAGGATGTACAATGTGACGTACACGGTGAAAGAAGCAGGAAACTACATCCTCATGGTCAAGTGGGGCGACGCCCACATCCCCGGGAGTCCCTTTCACGTCACTGTACCATGA